One part of the Glycine soja cultivar W05 chromosome 11, ASM419377v2, whole genome shotgun sequence genome encodes these proteins:
- the LOC114374414 gene encoding cysteine-rich receptor-like protein kinase 2, whose translation MVQLKVVALTLLVLWSWRNFEGAVGDPQLYLLTLECSGFMAPNLSNFYQNLNASLADLRAQVTSQSRHFATAQSTSRTDPVYAMFQCRNYLSITDCATCLAAAATEIRNCSVGTNGAHVVYDGCFLRYESTDSFNQISSSSHTLCGNQTADESTGYGAVGQQVLMDLQIATPKISGYFAATKTQVSGGAIYAVAQCAETFTQDNCLDCLSNEQSSMQGCLPNTNGRAFDPPGCFMRYSETPFFADNQTIDISPFLKQGGVGSNKKWVIIGCGFGGALLVVILISLFPWNRRSQSPKRTPRRSIMGATDLNGPTKYRYSDLKAATKNFNEKNKLGEGGFGAVYKGTMKNGKVVAVKKLISGDFNKVDDEFESEVTLISNVHHRNLVRLLGCCSEGQERILVYQYMANTSLDKFLFGKRKGSLNWKQRYDIILGTARGLTYLHEEFHVSIIHRDIKSGNILLDEQLQPKISDFGLAKLLPEDQSHVRTRVAGTLGYTAPEYVLHGQLSEKADTYSYGIVALEIISGQKSTDVKVVDDDGDEEYLLRRAWKLYERGMLLELVDKSLDPNNYDAEEVKKVIAIALLCTQASAAMRPAMSEVVVLLNCNNLLEHMRPSMPIFIESNLRPHRDIFASTGSSTSNATTSNSI comes from the exons ATGGTGCAACTCAAGGTCGTAGCCTTAACATTGTTGGTGTTGTGGTCATGGCGGAACTTTGAGGGTGCTGTAGGAGACCCTCAACTCTATCTACTCACATTGGAGTGCAGCGGATTCATGGCACCCAACTTGTCGAACTTCTACCAAAACCTAAACGCAAGTTTGGCAGACCTGAGAGCACAGGTGACCAGCCAAAGCAGGCACTTTGCCACGGCTCAATCAACTAGCCGGACAGACCCTGTCTATGCAATGTTCCAATGCAGGAACTACCTCTCCATCACTGACTGCGCCACCTGCTTAGCCGCCGCCGCCACTGAAATCCGGAACTGCTCCGTCGGAACCAACGGTGCCCATGTAGTTTATGATGGCTGCTTCCTCAG GTACGAGAGCACTGACTCCTTCAACCAGATCAGTTCTAGCAGCCACACACTTTGTGGAAATCAGACTGCCGATGAAAGCACTGGTTATGGTGCAGTTGGACAGCAAGTGCTGATGGATCTACAAATCGCAACACCCAAAATTAGTGGCTATTTTGCCGCTACCAAAACACAAGTGTCTGGAGGTGCAATCTATGCCGTTGCACAATGTGCTGAGACTTTCACACAAGACAATTGTTTGGATTGTTTATCAAATGAACAAAGCAGCATGCAAGGTTGTCTTCCCAATACAAATGGTAGGGCATTTGATCCTCCTGGCTGCTTTATGAGATACTCGGAGACACCCTTCTTTGCTGATAACCAAACCATTGATATCAGTCCCTTCTTAAAACAAG GAGGAGTAGGTTCAAACAAGAAGTGGGTCATTATTGGTTGTGGTTTTGGAGGTGCACTCCTTGTTGTGATCCTTATTTCATTATTTCCCTGGAATAGAAGATCCCAAAGTCCGAAGAGAACTCCTAGAA GAAGCATAATGGGAGCAACTGATTTGAATGGTCCAACCAAGTACAGATATAGTGACTTGAAAGCTGCAACAAAAAACtttaatgagaaaaataaactaGGAGAAGGAGGCTTTGGTGCCGTATACAAG GGGACTATGAAAAATGGGAAAGTtgttgcagtaaaaaaattaatttcaggaGATTTCAACAAGGTAGATGACGAATTTGAAAGTGAAGTAACACTTATAAGTAATGTTCATCATAGAAATCTGGTTCGACTTCTTGGTTGTTGCAGTGAAGGTCAAGAAAGAATCCTTGTTTACCAATACATGGCAAACACCAGCCTAGACAAATTCTTATTTG gaaaaagaaaaggttcCCTCAACTGGAAACAACGCTATGATATAATTTTGGGCACAGCACGGGGATTGACTTATCTACATGAGGAATTTCATGTTTCTATCATACATAGAGATATTAAGAGTGGCAATATCCTATTGGATGAACAACTTCAGCCcaaaatttctgattttgggTTGGCGAAACTCCTACCAGAAGACCAATCTCATGTTCGCACAAGAGTTGCAGGAACATT GGGATACACAGCACCTGAGTATGTACTCCATGGTCAATTATCAGAAAAAGCTGATACATACAGCTATGGAATTGTAGCCTTAGAAATCATAAGTGGTCAAAAGAGTACTGATGTAAAAGTTGTTGATGACGATGGTGATGAAGAATATCTTCTTCGACGA GCATGGAAGTTGTATGAGAGAGGCATGCTTTTGGAGTTAGTAGACAAAAGCTTAGACCCAAATAACTATGATgcagaagaagtgaagaaagtCATAGCCATTGCTTTGTTGTGCACTCAAGCATCGGCTGCAATGAGGCCAGCTATGTCTGAAGTAGTAGTCTTACTCAACTGCAATAACTTACTTGAGCATATGAGACCTTCAATGCCTATCTTTATTGAGTCGAATTTAAGGCCTCACAGAGATATATTTGCGTCAACGGGTTCCTCAACATCTAATGCTACTACCTCCAATTCTATATAG